From Triticum aestivum cultivar Chinese Spring chromosome 4A, IWGSC CS RefSeq v2.1, whole genome shotgun sequence, a single genomic window includes:
- the LOC123083658 gene encoding L10-interacting MYB domain-containing protein-like, translating into MDKGKSGKANWNPVAHKIFLDICVEEVNANNRSDGHLSPIGYENMIRKFNERTNRNYVRKQFKNRWDLLKKEYNCWKTLNQKASGIGIDPVTRSIAATDEWWATEIQRNEIAAKFRYAPLVDEQRMSFIFDDHSVTNAYARVATPSSQVDASPINIEEDNEDGSGCELDVNQVTPTNVLSKGQKKRPCPYSPSPKMVQKAAKDSDDKMVFNRMVDLWERREISRNSAMSQTNVDHVRDEIKEMTTMVVNDGCQPGSDVYFYALQLFTKKEHRDVFSALKDETPSVRLEWIKRTWDLFMKKD; encoded by the exons ATGGATAAAGGTAAATCTGGGAAAGCAAATTGGAATCCTGTTGCCCATAAAATTTTCCTTGACATTTGTGTTGAAGAAGTGAATGCAAATAACCGTTCTGATGGACATTTGAGCCCAATTGGGTACGAAAATATGATAAGAAAGTTCAATGAGCGGACAAACAGAAATTATGTACGCAAGCAATTCAAGAATAGGTGGGATTTACTTAAAAAAGAGTACAATTGTTGGAAGACGTTGAACCAAAAGGCATCTGGAATTGGAATAGATCCTGTTACTAGGAGCATTGCAGCTACTGATGAATGGTGGGCGACTGAGATACAG AGAAATGAGATTGCCGCCAAGTTTCGATATGCTCCATTAGTTGATGAGCAAAGAATGAGTTTTATATTTGATGACCATAGTGTGACGAATGCATATGCAAGGGTCGCAACTCCCTCGTCTCAAGTTGATGCCTCTCCTATTAACATTGAAGAGGATAATGAGGACGGCTCGGGATGTGAGTTAGATGTTAACCAAGTTACACCCACCAATGTTTTATCTAAAGGTCAAAAGAAGAGACCATGTCCTTATTCACCGAGTCCCAAGATGGTCCAAAAGGCGGCAAAAGATAGTGATGATAAAATGGTATTTAACCGTATGGTTGACCTTTGGGAGAGGAGGGAGATTAGCCGCAATTCGGCGATGTCTCAAACAAATGTGGATCATGTGAGAGATGAGATAAAAGAGATGACTACCATGGTGGTGAACGATGGATGTCAGCCTGGAAGTGATGTGTATTTCTATGCTCTACAGCTGTTTACGAAGAAGGAACATCGTGATGTATTCAGTGCCCTCAAGGATGAGACTCCTAGTGTGAGGCTTGAATGGATCAAGCGGACATGGGATCTCTTTATGAAAAAAGATTAG